CGGATCCTGCGCGGCGCGGACGGCGCGGTCGCCGCGATCGTCGAGCACAAGGACGCCAGTGCCGAGCAGTTGGCGATCGCCGAGATCAACTCCGGGGTGTTCGCGTTCGACGCCAAGCTGCTGGCGCACGCGCTGTCGCTGGTCGGCACCGACAACTCGCAGGGCGAGGAGTACCTGACCGACACCCTGGAGATCCTCCGCCGGGAGGGCCACCGGGTGGGCGCGGTGGTCGCCGCCGACCACCGGGAGATCGTCGGCATCAACGACCGGGTGCAGCTCGCCCAGGCCCGCCGACTGCTCAACGACCGGCTGCTGGAGCGAGCCATGCGGGCCGGCGTCACGGTGGTCGACCCGGCCTCCACCTGGCTGGACGTCCGGGTCTCCTACGAGCCGGACGCGCTGGTCCACCCGAACACCCAACTGCACGGCGCCACCCACCTGGGCGAGGGCTGCGAGGTCGGCCCGAACACCACGCTCACCGACACCGCGGTCGGCGCCGGCGCCCGTGTGAGCAACACCACGGCCGAGCGCGCCGAGATCGGCCCGGAGGCCACCGTCGGCCCGTACGCCTACCTGCGGCCCGGCACCCGGCTGGGCCGGAAGGCGAAGGCCGGCACCTACGTGGAGATCAAGAACTCCGAGCTCGGCGACGGCGCGAAGGTCCCCCACCTGTCGTACATCGGCGACGCGACGATCGGCGAGGGCACGAATGTCGGTGCGGCGTCCGTCACAGTGAACTACGACGGGGTGGACAAGCACCGCACGGTCATCGGGGCCCACTGCCGCACGGGTTCCGACAACATGTTCATCGCTCCGGTGACGGTCGGTGACGGGGCCTACACGGCCGCCGGATCGGTCATCACGCACGACGTACCTGCGGGTTCGCTGGGCGTCGCGCGGGCCCAGCAGCGCAACATCGCGGGCTGGGTTGAGCGGAAGCGGCCCGGTTCGGCGTCCGCCCGGGCGGCTGCCGAGGCCAACGGGACGGAGTAGCCGCACGGGGCTGCCGGGGATCTTGAGGAGTGGTCCCCGGCGGTCGCCCCCGGCCCGGGACGCGTAACCTGGAGTACATACGTGCGCCATCGGGCCTGCTCGGCCGTGCCTCGGCGTACCCAGAGTGGCTAACACGAGGAGA
The DNA window shown above is from Streptomyces sp. TLI_171 and carries:
- the glmU gene encoding bifunctional UDP-N-acetylglucosamine diphosphorylase/glucosamine-1-phosphate N-acetyltransferase GlmU encodes the protein MSVNQPAAVIVLAAGGGTRMKSKSLPKVLHEICGRSLVGHAVSAAQELTPGQLVVVIGHLREQVEAHLAEHYPAARPVVQAEQNGTGHAVRTALQELAADGVELDGTVLVTTGDAPLLTGATLTALAAAHAEQGNGVTVLTAVVPDATGYGRILRGADGAVAAIVEHKDASAEQLAIAEINSGVFAFDAKLLAHALSLVGTDNSQGEEYLTDTLEILRREGHRVGAVVAADHREIVGINDRVQLAQARRLLNDRLLERAMRAGVTVVDPASTWLDVRVSYEPDALVHPNTQLHGATHLGEGCEVGPNTTLTDTAVGAGARVSNTTAERAEIGPEATVGPYAYLRPGTRLGRKAKAGTYVEIKNSELGDGAKVPHLSYIGDATIGEGTNVGAASVTVNYDGVDKHRTVIGAHCRTGSDNMFIAPVTVGDGAYTAAGSVITHDVPAGSLGVARAQQRNIAGWVERKRPGSASARAAAEANGTE